The following are encoded together in the Pseudomonas maumuensis genome:
- the ispG gene encoding flavodoxin-dependent (E)-4-hydroxy-3-methylbut-2-enyl-diphosphate synthase: protein MHGESPIKRRESRKIWVGNVPVGGDAPIAVQSMTNTDTNDVAATVAQIQRLVDAGVDIVRVSVPDMDAAEAFGKIKKLVSVPLVADIHFDYKIALRVAELGVDCLRINPGNIGREDRVRAVVDAARDRGIPIRIGVNAGSLEKDLQKKYGEPTPAALVESALRHVEHLDRLDFQDFKVSVKASDVFMAVEAYRLLAKQIIQPLHLGITEAGGLRSGTVKSAVGLGMLLAEGIGDTIRISLAADPVEEVKVGYDILKSLHLRSRGINFIACPSCSRQNFDVVKTMNELEGRLEDLLVPLDVAVIGCVVNGPGEAKESHVGLTGGTPNLVYIDGKPSQKLNNDNLVDELEKLIRQKAAEKAEADAALIARG, encoded by the coding sequence ATGCACGGCGAATCTCCGATCAAACGTCGCGAATCCCGCAAGATCTGGGTCGGCAATGTGCCGGTGGGCGGCGATGCGCCCATCGCGGTGCAGAGCATGACCAACACCGACACCAACGATGTCGCCGCCACCGTGGCGCAGATCCAGCGCCTGGTCGATGCCGGCGTGGACATCGTCCGTGTCTCGGTACCGGACATGGACGCCGCCGAGGCGTTCGGCAAAATCAAGAAACTGGTCAGCGTGCCGCTGGTCGCCGACATCCACTTCGACTACAAGATCGCCCTGCGCGTGGCCGAGCTGGGCGTCGACTGCCTGCGCATCAACCCGGGCAACATTGGCCGTGAAGACCGTGTGCGCGCCGTGGTCGATGCCGCCCGCGACCGTGGTATCCCGATCCGCATCGGCGTCAACGCCGGCTCCCTGGAAAAGGACCTGCAGAAGAAGTACGGCGAGCCGACCCCGGCGGCGCTGGTCGAATCGGCCCTGCGTCACGTCGAGCACCTTGACCGCCTGGATTTCCAGGACTTCAAGGTCAGCGTCAAGGCCTCCGACGTGTTCATGGCCGTCGAAGCCTACCGCCTGCTGGCCAAGCAGATCATCCAGCCGCTGCACCTGGGCATCACCGAAGCCGGTGGCCTGCGCTCGGGGACGGTGAAATCCGCCGTCGGCCTAGGTATGCTGCTGGCCGAAGGCATCGGTGACACCATCCGCATTTCCCTGGCCGCCGATCCGGTCGAGGAAGTGAAGGTCGGCTACGACATCCTCAAGTCGCTGCACCTGCGTTCCCGTGGCATCAACTTCATCGCCTGCCCGAGCTGCTCGCGGCAGAACTTCGATGTGGTCAAGACCATGAACGAACTGGAAGGGCGCCTGGAGGACCTGCTGGTGCCGCTGGACGTGGCGGTGATCGGTTGCGTGGTCAACGGCCCGGGCGAAGCCAAGGAGTCGCATGTGGGCCTGACCGGCGGCACGCCGAACTTGGTGTACATCGACGGCAAGCCATCGCAGAAGCTGAACAACGACAACCTGGTCGACGAGCTGGAAAAGCTCATTCGCCAGAAAGCGGCCGAGAAGGCCGAGGCCGACGCGGCGCTGATCGCCCGCGGCTGA
- the hisS gene encoding histidine--tRNA ligase, with product MSKSLQAIRGMNDILPDQSPLWRYFEGTVAGLLDSYGYSQIRTPIVEFTELFKRSIGEVTDIVEKEMYTFQDNKDSLTLRPEGTAACVRAVLEHGIIGNGQVQKLWYVGPMFRHERPQLGRYRQFHQIGVEVFNLAGPDIDAELIMLTWRLWALLGIQDAVTLELNSLGTSEARARYRDALVEFLSQRIDQLDEDSQRRLKSNPLRILDSKNAGTQAALVGAPKLEEYLDEESRVHFEGVKARLDAAGIPFVINTKLVRGLDYYSKTVFEWVTDKLGAQGTVCAGGRYDGLVEQMGGKPTAGVGFAMGIERLLLLIETLGQVPESISRTIDVYLCAFGEQAELAGLKISEQLRDRLPNLRLAVNAGGGNFKNQFKKADKSGALFALILGDDELAKQEIGVKPLRGQGEQQNIAWDALAAHLETAIAQA from the coding sequence GTGAGCAAATCGCTGCAAGCCATCCGTGGCATGAACGACATCCTGCCCGACCAGTCGCCGCTGTGGCGCTACTTCGAGGGTACCGTGGCCGGCTTGCTGGACAGCTACGGCTACAGCCAGATCCGCACGCCGATCGTCGAGTTCACCGAGCTGTTCAAGCGCTCGATCGGTGAAGTCACCGATATCGTCGAGAAGGAGATGTACACCTTCCAGGACAACAAGGACTCGCTTACCTTGCGCCCGGAAGGCACCGCCGCTTGCGTGCGCGCCGTGCTCGAGCACGGCATCATCGGTAATGGCCAGGTGCAGAAGCTCTGGTACGTGGGCCCGATGTTCCGCCACGAGCGCCCGCAACTGGGACGCTACCGGCAGTTCCACCAGATCGGTGTCGAAGTGTTCAACCTGGCCGGCCCGGATATCGACGCCGAACTGATCATGCTCACCTGGCGCCTCTGGGCGTTGCTGGGTATCCAGGACGCAGTGACCCTGGAGCTCAACAGCCTTGGCACCAGCGAAGCCCGCGCGCGCTATCGCGATGCACTGGTGGAGTTCCTGTCCCAGCGCATCGATCAGCTGGACGAAGACAGCCAGCGCCGCCTGAAGAGCAATCCGCTGCGTATCCTCGACAGCAAGAACGCAGGCACCCAGGCCGCCCTGGTGGGCGCGCCGAAGCTCGAAGAGTACCTGGACGAAGAGTCCCGCGTGCATTTCGAGGGTGTGAAGGCGCGTCTTGACGCTGCTGGCATCCCGTTCGTGATCAACACCAAGCTGGTACGCGGCCTGGACTATTACAGCAAGACCGTGTTCGAGTGGGTCACCGACAAGCTCGGTGCCCAGGGCACGGTCTGCGCCGGTGGGCGCTACGACGGCCTGGTCGAGCAGATGGGCGGCAAGCCGACCGCTGGCGTTGGCTTTGCCATGGGTATCGAGCGCCTGCTGCTGCTGATCGAAACCCTCGGCCAGGTGCCCGAGTCGATCAGCCGTACCATCGACGTCTACCTGTGCGCCTTTGGTGAGCAGGCCGAGCTTGCTGGCCTGAAGATCAGCGAGCAACTGCGTGATCGTCTGCCGAACTTGCGCCTGGCGGTCAACGCCGGTGGCGGCAACTTCAAGAACCAGTTCAAGAAGGCCGACAAGAGCGGCGCGTTGTTCGCCCTGATCCTCGGCGACGACGAGCTGGCCAAGCAAGAGATTGGCGTGAAGCCCCTGCGTGGCCAGGGCGAACAACAGAACATTGCCTGGGATGCGCTTGCTGCGCACCTGGAAACCGCGATCGCCCAGGCGTAA
- a CDS encoding tetratricopeptide repeat protein has translation MSSTDDEGLAAAKDWWNRNGKPLLTGALLAGVVVMGWQTWHKYQANQSQGASALYQALLETSLTPDGKPDASKVAELSGKLKSEFGGTAYAQYGSLFVAKVAVESGKLDDAASELKSVMDKPADATLSEISRQRLARVLAAQDKAEDALKLLDGDTDKAFLASREELKGDLLVQLGRADDAHGAYEKAKAALSDDAAIGGLQLKLDDLAKGDA, from the coding sequence GTGTCGAGTACCGATGATGAAGGCCTGGCAGCGGCCAAGGACTGGTGGAACCGCAACGGCAAGCCACTGCTGACCGGCGCCCTGCTGGCCGGTGTGGTGGTGATGGGCTGGCAGACCTGGCACAAGTACCAGGCCAACCAGTCGCAAGGCGCTTCGGCGCTGTACCAGGCCCTGCTGGAAACCTCGTTGACGCCGGATGGCAAGCCTGACGCGAGCAAGGTGGCGGAGCTTTCCGGCAAGCTCAAGAGCGAGTTCGGCGGCACCGCCTACGCCCAGTACGGCAGCCTGTTCGTCGCCAAGGTGGCGGTCGAGAGCGGCAAGCTGGACGACGCGGCGAGCGAACTCAAAAGCGTGATGGACAAGCCGGCCGACGCCACCCTGAGCGAGATTTCGCGCCAGCGCCTGGCCCGCGTGCTCGCGGCCCAGGACAAGGCCGAGGACGCCCTCAAGCTGCTCGACGGCGACACCGACAAGGCCTTCCTGGCCAGCCGTGAAGAACTCAAGGGCGACCTGCTGGTGCAGCTGGGCCGCGCCGACGACGCGCACGGCGCCTACGAAAAAGCCAAGGCCGCGCTGTCCGACGACGCCGCGATCGGTGGCCTGCAACTGAAGCTGGATGACCTGGCCAAAGGGGACGCCTGA
- the bamB gene encoding outer membrane protein assembly factor BamB has translation MTWPKGTPEVKGWKQAAVLTLAVLAAGCSSNSKKELPPAELTKFTEEVVLKKQWSRSIGDGQGETYNTLVPAIENDRIYASDVNGEVFALNRITGDVVWKKDLELPVSGAVGVGYGLVMLGTLKGEVIALDSSTGEERWRSRVSSEVLAPPANNGDVVVVQTQDDRLVGFDAATGDRRWIYENSPAVLTLRGTGAPVVTNRLAVAGLSTGKVVAVDISNGVPVWESRVAVPQGRSELDRVVDIDGGLLLSGGTLYVSTYQGRVAGLDLESGRVLWQRDASSYVGVAQGFGNVYVSEASGTVQSVDERSSSSLWSNDSMARRQLSAPEVFSSYVAVGDFEGYLHLLSQVDGRFVGRERIDSDGLRARPLVVGDTIYVFGNSGKLEALTIR, from the coding sequence ATGACCTGGCCAAAGGGGACGCCTGAAGTGAAGGGTTGGAAACAAGCAGCAGTGCTCACCCTCGCCGTCCTGGCGGCGGGTTGCAGCAGCAACAGCAAGAAGGAACTGCCCCCGGCCGAGCTGACCAAGTTCACCGAGGAAGTGGTACTGAAGAAGCAGTGGAGCCGTTCGATCGGTGACGGCCAGGGTGAGACCTACAACACCCTGGTGCCGGCTATCGAGAACGACCGCATCTACGCTTCCGACGTCAACGGCGAGGTCTTCGCGTTGAACCGCATCACCGGTGACGTGGTGTGGAAGAAGGACCTCGAGCTGCCGGTTTCCGGTGCCGTGGGCGTGGGTTATGGCCTGGTCATGCTGGGGACTCTGAAGGGCGAGGTCATTGCCCTGGACTCCAGCACTGGCGAGGAGCGCTGGCGCTCCCGCGTCTCCAGCGAAGTGCTGGCACCGCCCGCCAACAATGGCGACGTGGTGGTGGTGCAGACCCAGGACGACCGCCTGGTCGGCTTCGACGCCGCCACCGGCGACCGTCGCTGGATCTACGAGAACAGCCCGGCCGTGCTGACCCTGCGTGGTACCGGTGCGCCGGTGGTGACAAACCGCCTGGCCGTTGCCGGCCTGTCCACCGGCAAGGTGGTGGCGGTCGACATCAGCAACGGCGTGCCAGTGTGGGAAAGCCGCGTGGCCGTTCCACAGGGCCGTTCCGAGCTGGACCGCGTGGTGGACATCGACGGCGGCCTGCTGCTGTCCGGTGGCACCCTGTACGTCAGCACCTACCAGGGCCGCGTCGCCGGCCTGGACCTGGAAAGCGGCCGCGTGCTGTGGCAGCGCGATGCCTCCAGCTACGTGGGTGTCGCCCAGGGCTTCGGCAACGTCTATGTCAGCGAGGCGTCGGGCACCGTACAGAGCGTCGACGAGCGTTCTTCCAGCTCGCTGTGGAGCAACGACTCCATGGCCCGCCGTCAGCTGTCGGCGCCGGAAGTGTTCTCCAGCTATGTGGCGGTCGGTGACTTCGAGGGTTACCTGCACCTGCTCAGCCAGGTCGATGGCCGCTTCGTCGGCCGTGAGCGTATCGACAGCGATGGCCTGCGCGCCCGCCCACTTGTGGTCGGCGACACCATCTACGTCTTCGGCAACAGCGGCAAGCTCGAGGCACTGACCATCCGCTGA
- the der gene encoding ribosome biogenesis GTPase Der, whose amino-acid sequence MVPVIALVGRPNVGKSTMFNRLTKTRDAIVGDLSGLTRDRQYGDASWQGRSYILIDTGGITGDEVGMDEKMAEQSLMAIEEADYVLFLVDARAGMTAADQMIADHLRKRNKEAILVANKIDNIDPDIARAEFSPLGMGNAIPVAGSQGRGINALMESLLGHIPRDPEEEALDEDVAEGEEATRIPGPSEKDGIKIAIIGRPNVGKSTLVNRMLGEERVVVYDQPGTTRDSIYIPFERDGEKYTFIDTAGVRKRGKIHEEVEKFSVVKTLQAIKDANVVIFVMDAREGVVDHDLNLLGFALDAGRAVVIALNKWDGMEPGERDYVKTELERRLFFVDFADIHFISALHGTGVGHLYKSVQAAFKSAVTRWPTSRLTQILEDAITVHQPPLVNGRRIKLRYAHLGGANPPLIVIHGNQTDKIPNSYSRYLENTYRRVLKLVGTPIRIEYKGGDNPFEGKKNTLTDRQVNKKRRLMSHHKKAEKKRRDKR is encoded by the coding sequence ATGGTTCCCGTAATCGCCCTGGTGGGCCGCCCCAACGTCGGCAAATCCACCATGTTCAACCGCCTGACCAAGACCCGCGATGCCATCGTCGGCGACCTGTCGGGCCTGACCCGTGACCGCCAGTACGGTGATGCCAGCTGGCAGGGTCGTTCCTACATCCTGATCGACACCGGCGGTATCACCGGTGACGAGGTGGGCATGGACGAGAAGATGGCCGAGCAGTCGCTGATGGCCATCGAGGAAGCCGACTACGTATTGTTCCTGGTCGACGCCCGTGCCGGCATGACCGCCGCCGACCAGATGATTGCCGATCACCTGCGCAAGCGGAACAAAGAAGCGATCCTGGTCGCCAACAAGATCGACAACATCGACCCCGATATCGCACGCGCTGAGTTCTCGCCGTTGGGCATGGGTAACGCGATTCCGGTTGCCGGTTCCCAGGGCCGCGGCATCAACGCCTTGATGGAGTCGTTGCTCGGCCATATTCCTCGTGATCCCGAGGAAGAAGCGCTCGACGAGGATGTCGCCGAAGGCGAGGAAGCGACCCGTATTCCCGGCCCGAGCGAAAAAGATGGCATCAAGATTGCCATCATCGGTCGCCCGAACGTGGGCAAGTCGACTCTGGTCAACCGCATGCTCGGCGAAGAGCGCGTGGTGGTGTACGACCAGCCGGGTACCACCCGTGACAGTATCTATATCCCGTTCGAGCGTGATGGCGAGAAGTACACCTTCATCGACACCGCGGGCGTGCGCAAGCGCGGCAAGATCCACGAGGAAGTCGAGAAGTTCTCGGTGGTCAAGACGCTGCAGGCGATCAAGGACGCCAACGTGGTGATCTTCGTCATGGACGCCCGCGAAGGCGTGGTCGACCATGACCTCAACCTGCTGGGCTTCGCCCTCGACGCCGGTCGCGCCGTGGTCATCGCCCTGAACAAGTGGGACGGCATGGAGCCGGGCGAGCGCGATTATGTGAAGACCGAGCTGGAGCGCCGGCTGTTCTTCGTCGACTTCGCCGACATCCACTTCATCTCCGCGCTGCACGGCACCGGCGTGGGTCACCTGTACAAGTCGGTGCAGGCCGCGTTCAAGTCGGCGGTCACCCGCTGGCCGACCAGCCGCCTGACGCAGATCCTCGAAGATGCCATCACCGTGCATCAACCGCCGTTGGTCAACGGTCGTCGCATCAAGCTGCGCTATGCCCACCTTGGTGGCGCCAACCCGCCGCTGATCGTGATCCACGGCAACCAGACCGACAAGATCCCCAACTCCTACTCGCGCTACCTGGAGAATACTTACCGCCGGGTGCTCAAGTTGGTCGGCACGCCGATCCGCATCGAGTACAAGGGGGGTGACAACCCGTTCGAGGGCAAGAAGAACACCCTCACCGATCGCCAGGTCAACAAGAAGCGCCGCCTGATGTCGCACCACAAGAAGGCCGAGAAGAAGCGCCGCGACAAGCGCTGA
- a CDS encoding pyridoxal phosphate-dependent aminotransferase, with amino-acid sequence MIRSKLPNVGTTIFTTMSQLAMQTGALNLSQGFPDFNGPQALLDAVGRHVAAGHNQYSPMTGLPALRQQVAAKIARLYGVAVDADQEVTITPGATEAIFCAIQAVIHPGDEVIVFDPSYDSYEPSVELAGGRCVHVPLRDGSFSIDWQRFSDALSLRTRMVILNSPHNPSGALISRDDLDQLAALIGNRDIYLVSDEVYEHLIYDGVRHASVLAHAQLYSKAFVISSFGKTYHVTGWKTGYVVAPPALSAELRKVHQYVNFCGVTPLQCALADFMAEHPEHIDELPAFYQAKRDLFCDLLQASRFTFTRTPGTYFQLVDYSQIRPDLNDVDMALWLTREHGVASIPVSVFYQQPIPEQRLVRLCFAKREETLRQAAERLCAI; translated from the coding sequence ATGATCCGCAGCAAACTGCCGAACGTCGGCACGACCATCTTTACCACCATGTCGCAACTGGCCATGCAGACCGGTGCGCTCAACCTGTCCCAGGGCTTCCCTGACTTCAACGGCCCCCAGGCCCTGCTCGATGCCGTTGGCCGCCATGTGGCCGCCGGGCATAACCAGTATTCGCCGATGACCGGCCTGCCAGCCCTGCGCCAGCAGGTTGCAGCCAAGATCGCCCGGTTGTATGGCGTGGCAGTGGATGCCGACCAGGAAGTGACCATCACCCCGGGCGCCACCGAGGCGATCTTCTGCGCGATCCAGGCGGTGATCCACCCCGGTGACGAGGTGATCGTCTTCGACCCCAGCTACGACAGCTACGAGCCATCGGTGGAGCTGGCCGGTGGCCGCTGTGTGCATGTGCCGCTGCGCGACGGCAGTTTCAGCATCGACTGGCAGAGGTTCAGCGACGCCCTGAGCCTGCGCACGCGCATGGTCATCCTCAATTCGCCACACAACCCCAGCGGCGCCTTGATCAGCCGCGACGACCTGGACCAGCTGGCCGCGTTGATCGGTAACCGCGATATCTACCTGGTCAGCGACGAAGTCTACGAGCACCTGATCTACGACGGCGTACGCCACGCCAGCGTGCTGGCCCACGCGCAGCTGTACAGCAAAGCCTTCGTCATCAGCTCGTTCGGCAAGACCTATCACGTCACCGGCTGGAAAACCGGCTACGTGGTCGCGCCACCGGCCCTCAGCGCCGAATTGCGCAAGGTGCATCAGTACGTCAACTTCTGCGGCGTCACGCCCTTGCAGTGCGCCCTGGCCGACTTCATGGCCGAACACCCTGAGCACATCGACGAACTGCCGGCCTTCTACCAGGCCAAGCGTGACCTGTTCTGCGACCTGCTGCAGGCCTCGCGTTTCACCTTCACCCGCACCCCGGGCACCTATTTCCAACTGGTGGACTATTCGCAGATTCGCCCCGACCTGAACGATGTCGACATGGCCCTGTGGCTGACCCGTGAGCATGGCGTGGCCAGCATCCCGGTGTCGGTGTTCTACCAGCAACCCATCCCCGAGCAACGCCTGGTACGCCTGTGCTTTGCCAAACGCGAGGAGACGCTGCGCCAGGCAGCGGAGAGACTATGCGCGATCTGA
- a CDS encoding amidohydrolase translates to MRDLSQLPNLKIALVQTTLAWHDREANYAHFEELITQAGEVDLVVLPEMFTTGFSMESESLAEPENGPTYKWLKAQAKKANAVITGSVIIQAADGSHRNRLLWARPDGEILHYDKRHLFRMAGEHKHYTPGERQVQFELKGWRIRPLICYDLRFPVWSRDAQDTDLLLYTANWPAARRTHWNRLLPARGIENLCFVAAVNRVGTDGKGFAYSGDSQVLDFQGESLLSAGEADGVFTVVLRAAELAAYRARFPANMDADTFELH, encoded by the coding sequence ATGCGCGATCTGAGCCAACTGCCGAACCTGAAAATCGCCCTGGTGCAGACCACCCTGGCCTGGCACGACCGCGAGGCGAACTACGCGCACTTCGAGGAGCTGATCACCCAGGCCGGCGAGGTGGACCTGGTGGTCCTGCCGGAAATGTTCACCACCGGGTTTTCGATGGAGTCCGAAAGCCTGGCCGAGCCGGAAAACGGCCCGACCTACAAATGGCTCAAGGCCCAGGCGAAGAAAGCCAACGCCGTGATCACCGGCAGCGTGATCATCCAGGCCGCCGACGGCAGCCATCGCAACCGGCTGCTGTGGGCGCGGCCCGATGGCGAGATCCTGCATTACGACAAGCGCCACCTGTTTCGCATGGCCGGCGAGCACAAGCACTACACCCCAGGCGAGCGCCAGGTTCAGTTCGAGCTCAAGGGCTGGCGGATTCGCCCGCTGATTTGCTACGACCTGCGTTTCCCGGTGTGGAGCCGCGATGCCCAAGACACCGACCTGCTGTTGTATACGGCGAATTGGCCTGCGGCGCGGCGCACCCATTGGAACCGGCTGCTGCCGGCACGGGGCATCGAGAACCTGTGCTTCGTGGCGGCAGTGAACCGGGTCGGCACCGATGGCAAGGGTTTCGCCTACTCCGGCGACAGCCAGGTGCTGGACTTCCAGGGTGAGAGCCTGCTCAGCGCGGGCGAGGCCGACGGGGTGTTCACCGTGGTGCTGCGGGCGGCGGAGCTGGCGGCGTATCGGGCGCGGTTCCCGGCCAATATGGATGCCGATACCTTCGAACTGCATTGA
- a CDS encoding sulfite reductase flavoprotein subunit alpha, with protein MVKKTLFQLHWFFGITAGLVLALMGITGAIWSFQEELLRAFNAEVLKVEVRQEGVLPPAELVRRVEAAQGDQVSMLWVDTREGNAARIFFTPAPGERRGALRYADPYTGELKGEVTGLGFFNLMLNLHRFLAMGDTGRQITGACTLMLIFFCLSGLYLRWPRKALNWRTWLTLDWAKKGRAFNWDLHAVFGTWCLLFYLLFALTGLFWSYEWYREGLNRLLADQPAAGEQKRGEGRGGRHGPPKVDKNAPPRVVDYDAIWTNLKAAAGPDLATYNLRLPPAGGQPATLFYLLRGAEHERAFNTLTLDPASGQVKRHERYADKSFKAQLLQSVYALHVGEYFGLPGRIIVTLASLTMPLFFVTGWLLYLDRRRKKRQVRAARGAVGDQGNARDSWLIGFASQSGFAEQLAWQSAGQLQAAGLPVQVRPLAELGEAQLRNAHRALFVVSTFGDGEAPDSARGFERKVLGQPWALEHLDYALLALGDRQYPHFCGFARRLQAWLGERGATCAFSPVEVDNTDPAALALWQQELTQLTGARPVAAWQPPSFGNWHLLRRELLNPGSQGAPVYLLGLQAQTPATWEAGDLIEILPRNGLPRVDAFLAGLGLDPRCPVLLDGLQENLAQALASRQLPVSREHLVGLHAQALVDALIPLAAREYSIASIASDGVLELIVRQERHADGSLGLGSGWLTEYLPLDGSVSARLRRNSGFHLPGGSVPLVLIGNGTGLAGLRSLLKARIAAGEQRNWLLFGERNQAHDLLCGEELQGWVASGDLQRLDLAFSRDQAEKIYVQDVLLQQAAEFKRWVDEGACVYVCGSLHGMAAGVDAALQGLLGEAAVQQLIEDGRYRRDVY; from the coding sequence GTGGTGAAGAAGACGCTGTTCCAATTGCACTGGTTCTTTGGCATCACCGCCGGCCTGGTGCTGGCGCTGATGGGCATCACCGGCGCGATCTGGTCATTCCAGGAAGAACTGCTGCGCGCGTTCAACGCCGAGGTGCTCAAGGTCGAGGTACGCCAGGAAGGCGTGCTGCCGCCGGCCGAGCTGGTGCGTCGGGTCGAGGCCGCGCAAGGCGACCAGGTCTCCATGCTCTGGGTCGATACCCGCGAGGGCAACGCGGCGCGGATCTTCTTCACCCCGGCGCCCGGTGAGCGCCGTGGTGCGCTACGCTACGCCGACCCGTACACCGGCGAGCTCAAGGGTGAAGTTACAGGCCTGGGCTTCTTCAACCTCATGCTCAACCTGCACCGCTTCCTGGCCATGGGCGACACCGGCCGGCAGATCACCGGCGCCTGCACCCTGATGCTGATCTTCTTCTGCCTCTCCGGGCTGTATTTGCGCTGGCCGCGCAAGGCCCTGAACTGGCGGACCTGGCTGACGCTGGACTGGGCGAAAAAAGGCCGCGCCTTCAACTGGGACCTGCACGCGGTGTTCGGCACCTGGTGCCTGCTGTTCTACCTGTTGTTCGCCCTGACCGGGCTGTTCTGGTCCTACGAGTGGTACCGCGAGGGCCTCAACCGACTGCTGGCCGACCAGCCCGCGGCGGGCGAGCAGAAACGCGGCGAGGGCCGTGGCGGTCGTCATGGCCCGCCCAAAGTGGACAAGAACGCCCCGCCACGGGTGGTGGACTATGACGCCATCTGGACCAACCTCAAGGCAGCCGCAGGCCCGGACCTGGCTACCTACAACCTGCGCCTGCCACCGGCCGGCGGCCAGCCCGCGACGCTGTTCTACCTGCTGCGGGGCGCCGAGCACGAGCGGGCCTTCAACACCCTCACCCTCGACCCGGCCAGCGGCCAGGTCAAGCGTCACGAACGCTATGCCGACAAGTCGTTCAAGGCGCAACTGCTGCAAAGCGTCTATGCCCTGCACGTCGGCGAGTACTTCGGCCTGCCCGGTCGCATCATCGTTACCCTCGCCAGCCTGACCATGCCGCTGTTCTTCGTCACCGGCTGGTTGCTGTACCTCGACCGCCGCCGCAAGAAACGCCAGGTACGCGCCGCCCGTGGCGCGGTGGGCGATCAGGGCAACGCCCGCGACAGCTGGCTGATCGGTTTCGCCAGCCAGAGCGGTTTCGCCGAGCAACTGGCCTGGCAGAGCGCCGGCCAGCTGCAGGCTGCCGGCTTGCCGGTGCAGGTCCGTCCGCTGGCCGAGCTGGGCGAAGCCCAATTACGCAATGCCCACCGCGCACTGTTCGTGGTCAGCACCTTCGGCGACGGCGAAGCCCCGGACAGCGCCCGCGGCTTCGAACGCAAGGTGCTCGGCCAGCCGTGGGCGCTGGAGCACCTGGACTACGCCCTGCTGGCCCTGGGTGACCGCCAGTACCCGCACTTCTGCGGCTTCGCCCGCCGCCTCCAGGCCTGGCTCGGCGAGCGCGGCGCCACCTGCGCCTTCAGCCCGGTGGAAGTGGACAATACCGACCCCGCCGCGCTTGCGCTGTGGCAACAGGAACTGACGCAACTGACCGGCGCTCGTCCGGTAGCCGCCTGGCAACCACCGAGCTTCGGCAACTGGCATCTGCTGCGCCGTGAACTGCTCAATCCGGGCAGCCAGGGCGCGCCGGTCTACCTGCTGGGCCTGCAGGCGCAAACGCCCGCAACCTGGGAAGCCGGCGACCTGATCGAGATCCTGCCGCGCAATGGCCTGCCCCGTGTCGATGCCTTCCTGGCAGGCCTGGGCCTCGACCCTCGTTGCCCGGTGCTGCTCGACGGCCTGCAGGAAAACCTGGCGCAGGCCCTGGCCAGCCGCCAGTTGCCGGTCAGCCGCGAACATTTGGTCGGCCTGCATGCCCAGGCGCTGGTCGATGCCCTGATCCCGCTGGCCGCCCGCGAGTACTCGATTGCATCGATCGCCAGCGACGGCGTACTGGAGCTGATCGTGCGCCAGGAGCGCCACGCCGATGGCAGCCTGGGCCTGGGTTCCGGCTGGCTGACCGAGTATCTCCCACTCGATGGCAGCGTCAGCGCACGCCTGCGTCGCAACAGCGGTTTCCACCTGCCCGGCGGATCGGTCCCTCTGGTTCTGATCGGTAACGGAACCGGCCTGGCTGGCCTGCGCAGCCTGCTCAAGGCGCGCATCGCGGCGGGCGAGCAGCGCAACTGGCTGCTGTTCGGTGAGCGAAACCAGGCGCACGACCTGCTGTGCGGTGAGGAACTGCAAGGCTGGGTGGCAAGCGGCGACCTGCAACGGCTGGACCTGGCTTTCTCACGGGACCAGGCGGAGAAGATCTATGTGCAGGACGTGCTGTTGCAGCAGGCCGCCGAGTTCAAGCGCTGGGTCGATGAAGGAGCTTGCGTGTATGTCTGCGGCAGTTTGCACGGCATGGCTGCCGGCGTTGATGCGGCGCTGCAGGGACTCTTGGGTGAAGCGGCAGTGCAGCAACTGATCGAGGATGGGCGCTATCGGCGGGATGTGTACTGA